One genomic region from Listeria monocytogenes encodes:
- the cydD gene encoding thiol reductant ABC exporter subunit CydD, with translation MGKDLRNYKGIKQIMMILAVFTLVQGAAIIVMAITLARAITDLFHEHPFQSVTIQIGLFAGAYFLRHFLNVWKKQIVYRYAAKLAKTMREELLDSLFALGPRFARAEGTGKVVTMVMEGVADFRNYLELFLPKMMNMAIIPAMIWVYIAFQDWTSAFILMITLPILIVFMIILGLAAKKQADSQFETYRVLSNHFVDSLKGLETLKYLGLSHDHEGKIASVSSRYRKATMKTLRVAFMSSFALDFFTMLSIALVALFLGLGLIDGNMNLPIALSVLILAPEYFLPVREVGSDYHATLDGQEAGRVIQGIIDQAKAEKPEMDALPLTTFAENTEFSFENITVKHGADDADSLHKASFTVKGFEKIGIIGATGAGKSTLIDVLSGFLTPTSGEFHWNGKSGASLASTDWQTQVTYIPQHPYLFHDTIAGNIRFYHPNSTEDEMKKAAESAGLNKLVAGLEDGYETLVGEAGRMLSGGQEQRVALARAFLTDRPVVLMDEPTAHLDIETEYELKKPMLDLFENRLVFFATHRLHWMLEMDRIIVLDHGAVVETGTHEELLSRKGFYYNLVKAQLEEV, from the coding sequence ATGGGAAAAGATTTAAGGAACTACAAAGGAATTAAACAAATAATGATGATTCTCGCAGTTTTCACGCTTGTTCAAGGTGCTGCGATTATCGTGATGGCGATAACTTTAGCTCGTGCAATTACTGATTTATTTCACGAGCATCCATTTCAATCAGTCACAATACAAATAGGTCTCTTCGCGGGGGCCTATTTCTTGCGTCACTTTTTAAACGTATGGAAAAAACAAATCGTTTACCGCTATGCTGCGAAACTAGCGAAAACGATGCGGGAAGAGTTGCTTGATAGCCTGTTTGCGCTTGGACCACGTTTTGCTCGTGCGGAAGGAACTGGGAAAGTGGTCACAATGGTTATGGAAGGTGTAGCAGATTTCCGAAATTACTTGGAGCTGTTCTTACCTAAAATGATGAATATGGCTATTATTCCAGCGATGATTTGGGTTTATATTGCTTTTCAAGACTGGACTTCTGCTTTTATTTTGATGATTACTTTGCCAATTTTAATTGTATTTATGATTATTCTAGGATTAGCCGCGAAAAAACAAGCTGATTCGCAATTTGAAACGTATCGAGTGCTCTCTAACCACTTTGTAGATTCGCTAAAGGGTCTAGAAACATTGAAATATTTAGGCTTAAGCCATGACCATGAAGGGAAAATCGCTTCGGTTAGTTCACGCTACCGTAAAGCTACAATGAAAACATTACGTGTGGCATTTATGTCGTCTTTCGCGCTCGACTTCTTTACAATGCTATCGATTGCGCTCGTTGCGTTATTCTTAGGTCTTGGTCTCATTGACGGTAATATGAACTTGCCAATTGCGCTCAGTGTCCTAATTCTTGCGCCAGAATACTTTTTACCAGTTCGTGAGGTTGGCTCGGATTACCATGCCACACTTGACGGACAAGAAGCTGGTCGAGTTATTCAAGGGATTATTGACCAAGCCAAAGCAGAAAAGCCAGAAATGGACGCATTACCTTTAACAACTTTCGCTGAAAATACGGAATTTTCGTTTGAAAATATTACCGTAAAACATGGTGCAGATGATGCTGATTCGCTTCATAAAGCCAGTTTTACGGTAAAAGGATTTGAAAAAATTGGGATTATTGGTGCGACGGGTGCTGGGAAATCCACGTTGATTGACGTTTTGAGTGGCTTTTTGACCCCAACTTCTGGAGAGTTTCATTGGAACGGTAAAAGTGGTGCGTCGCTTGCTTCGACTGATTGGCAAACCCAAGTCACTTACATTCCGCAACATCCATACCTTTTCCATGATACAATTGCTGGAAATATTCGCTTTTACCACCCTAATTCTACAGAAGACGAAATGAAAAAAGCGGCAGAATCAGCAGGTTTAAACAAACTTGTAGCTGGATTAGAAGACGGTTATGAAACGCTTGTCGGAGAAGCTGGGCGGATGCTTAGTGGCGGACAAGAACAGCGTGTGGCGCTTGCTCGCGCATTCTTAACGGATCGTCCTGTTGTGTTAATGGATGAACCAACAGCGCACTTAGATATTGAAACGGAATATGAGTTAAAAAAACCAATGCTAGATTTATTTGAAAATCGATTAGTCTTTTTCGCGACGCATCGCTTGCACTGGATGCTCGAAATGGACCGAATTATTGTTTTAGATCACGGGGCTGTAGTCGAAACTGGAACTCACGAAGAATTACTTTCGCGTAAAGGTTTCTATTACAATTTAGTCAAAGCCCAATTGGAGGAAGTGTGA
- the cydB gene encoding cytochrome d ubiquinol oxidase subunit II: protein MSLNELWFLLIAILFIGFFFLEGFDFGVGMSTRFMARNALERRVLVNTIGPFWDANEVWLLTAGGAIFAAFPNWYATMFSGYYIPLVFLLLALIGRGVSFEFRGQKDSPLWIKTWDWVIFFGSILPPFLFGVLFASLIQGMPINSDMDMYAGFFDYITVFSVWGGVTITLMCLLHGLLFITLRTEEDIQDRARRMAKRVWFITVPALVIFVVLAYFNTDMFQVRPVLVPLMIGIVVVMYVLSALFIWKDRDILAFTFGGLGIVFTIATIFVSLFPRVMISSINSAFDLTIENAASGQYSLSVMTIVAVTLLPFVLGYQIWSYYVFRKRVSSKEKMTY from the coding sequence TTGTCACTAAATGAGTTATGGTTTCTATTAATCGCCATCTTATTCATTGGATTCTTCTTCCTTGAAGGTTTTGACTTTGGTGTTGGGATGTCTACAAGATTTATGGCTAGAAATGCACTGGAACGCCGCGTACTCGTTAATACGATTGGACCGTTCTGGGATGCAAATGAAGTATGGTTACTAACTGCAGGGGGCGCGATTTTCGCGGCTTTCCCAAACTGGTATGCAACAATGTTTAGTGGTTATTATATTCCGCTAGTATTCTTATTACTTGCGCTAATTGGCCGTGGTGTTTCTTTTGAATTCCGTGGTCAAAAGGATTCACCGCTTTGGATTAAGACATGGGATTGGGTTATTTTCTTCGGTAGTATTTTACCTCCATTCTTATTTGGTGTATTATTTGCTAGTTTGATTCAAGGTATGCCGATTAATAGTGATATGGATATGTATGCTGGGTTCTTTGATTACATTACAGTATTCTCCGTATGGGGCGGTGTAACGATTACGCTCATGTGCCTACTTCACGGGTTACTATTTATCACGTTGCGTACAGAAGAAGATATTCAAGATCGCGCTCGTCGTATGGCCAAACGTGTTTGGTTTATTACTGTACCAGCTCTAGTAATTTTTGTTGTACTTGCTTATTTCAATACAGATATGTTCCAAGTTAGACCTGTACTTGTACCACTAATGATTGGAATTGTAGTCGTAATGTACGTGCTATCTGCCCTGTTTATTTGGAAAGATCGTGATATTTTAGCATTTACATTCGGCGGACTTGGAATTGTCTTCACGATTGCTACGATTTTCGTGTCGCTATTCCCACGAGTAATGATCAGTTCTATCAACAGTGCGTTTGATTTAACTATAGAAAATGCAGCTTCCGGACAATATTCGCTTAGTGTGATGACGATAGTTGCCGTTACGCTATTGCCGTTTGTTCTTGGTTACCAAATTTGGAGCTACTATGTTTTCCGTAAGCGCGTTTCTAGTAAGGAGAAAATGACGTATTAA
- a CDS encoding cytochrome ubiquinol oxidase subunit I, translated as MDKLFLARFQFASTTIFHFLFVPLSIGLVFMVALMETLYVVKGKEIYKKMSKFWGHIFLINFAVGVVTGIIQEFQFGMNWSDYSRFVGDVFGAPLAIEALLAFFMESTFIGLWIFGWDKLSKKLHLACIWLVSIGTIMSSFWILAANSFMQHPVGFEFKNGRAEMNDFLQLITNGQLLVEFPHVIFGAFATGAFFIAGVSAYKMLKKQDVAFFKRSFQIAMVMAVIGGFGVAFSGHSQAQYLVKTQPMKMAATEGIWEDTADPAPWTMIAKINPEEKKNEWEVNVPYALSFLSYGTLTGSVEGMNTLQKQYEEKYGEGDYIPPVKTAFWSFRIMVGAGMLMILFALIGIVLAWKKKLVNAKWYLRFMIPMIGFPFLANSMGWIMTEIGRQPWVVFGYMKTADAVSPNVSSGQILFSIIAFSTIYTILAILLVYLFIREIKKGPDGHKPEKAEISVDPFDKGDESFVTK; from the coding sequence GTGGATAAACTATTTTTAGCCCGTTTTCAATTCGCATCAACAACGATTTTCCATTTCTTATTTGTACCACTTTCAATTGGACTTGTATTTATGGTTGCTCTTATGGAAACGTTGTATGTCGTGAAGGGGAAAGAAATTTACAAAAAAATGTCGAAGTTTTGGGGACACATTTTCCTTATTAACTTCGCGGTCGGTGTCGTAACCGGTATTATTCAAGAATTCCAGTTTGGGATGAACTGGTCGGATTACTCAAGATTTGTTGGGGACGTATTCGGAGCACCACTTGCAATCGAAGCGTTACTTGCATTCTTTATGGAATCTACGTTTATCGGACTTTGGATTTTTGGTTGGGACAAACTTAGCAAAAAGCTTCATTTAGCATGTATTTGGCTTGTTTCAATCGGAACAATTATGTCTAGTTTCTGGATTTTAGCAGCGAACTCATTTATGCAACATCCGGTTGGTTTTGAATTTAAGAACGGACGTGCAGAAATGAATGACTTCTTGCAACTCATTACTAACGGACAACTACTTGTGGAATTCCCGCACGTTATATTTGGGGCATTTGCCACTGGGGCCTTTTTCATCGCTGGTGTCAGTGCGTATAAGATGCTCAAGAAACAAGATGTCGCCTTCTTTAAACGATCATTCCAAATTGCAATGGTCATGGCGGTAATTGGTGGCTTTGGTGTGGCTTTCAGTGGTCACTCACAAGCACAATATTTGGTTAAAACACAACCAATGAAAATGGCAGCAACGGAAGGGATATGGGAAGATACAGCCGACCCAGCTCCGTGGACGATGATTGCCAAAATCAACCCAGAAGAGAAGAAAAACGAATGGGAAGTCAATGTCCCATACGCGCTAAGTTTCTTATCTTACGGAACATTAACTGGTAGCGTGGAAGGTATGAATACACTGCAAAAACAATATGAAGAAAAATATGGTGAAGGTGACTACATCCCACCAGTTAAAACAGCATTTTGGAGCTTCCGTATCATGGTTGGCGCAGGTATGTTAATGATTTTATTTGCGTTAATCGGTATCGTACTTGCTTGGAAGAAAAAACTCGTTAATGCAAAATGGTATTTACGTTTCATGATTCCAATGATTGGCTTCCCGTTCCTAGCGAACTCCATGGGTTGGATTATGACAGAAATAGGGCGACAACCATGGGTAGTCTTCGGTTACATGAAAACCGCTGATGCCGTATCGCCGAACGTTTCATCAGGACAAATTTTATTCTCGATAATTGCATTCTCGACAATTTATACGATTTTAGCCATTCTATTGGTTTACTTGTTTATACGTGAAATTAAAAAAGGGCCAGACGGACACAAACCAGAAAAAGCAGAGATTTCCGTAGATCCATTTGATAAGGGGGATGAAAGCTTTGTCACTAAATGA
- a CDS encoding nucleoside deaminase has translation MERAFFMQQALEEAEKARDIGEVPIGAVVVLDGEIIGRAHNLRETSQNAVTHAELLAIQDACKHQNSWRLSGAELYVTLEPCPMCSGAILLSRIEKVYYGAKDPKAGTAGSLMNLLQDDRFNHTCEVEAGLMESESSEMLKSFFQELRKRNRFNRS, from the coding sequence ATGGAACGAGCTTTCTTTATGCAACAAGCGCTTGAAGAAGCCGAGAAAGCACGAGATATTGGAGAAGTTCCAATTGGTGCAGTCGTTGTTTTAGATGGAGAAATCATTGGTCGGGCACATAATTTGCGTGAAACGAGCCAAAATGCAGTGACCCATGCGGAGTTGCTTGCGATTCAAGATGCATGTAAACATCAGAATTCATGGCGACTTAGCGGTGCAGAACTATACGTTACGCTAGAACCATGTCCGATGTGTAGCGGCGCCATTTTACTTTCGCGGATTGAAAAGGTTTATTATGGAGCTAAGGATCCAAAAGCCGGAACAGCGGGATCGTTAATGAATTTGCTGCAAGATGATCGATTTAATCATACGTGTGAAGTGGAAGCAGGATTAATGGAATCCGAAAGCAGTGAAATGTTAAAAAGTTTTTTTCAAGAACTACGAAAACGGAATAGATTTAATAGGTCTTAA
- the mbcS gene encoding acyl-CoA synthetase MbcS: MNSENLIAPELYNITDEIAKFSSEKTALIWKNEHGETKTWSYHHLLEQANKFANVAKDAGIKKGDHVIVMTPRLLETYAIYMGLWKAGAIIIPASELLKAHDLEYRIHHANVKAIVSYNGMTAEFDKIESIPSVSKKIIVGDKLSGWEQYETLMEAAPTEFERVETSRDDACLLAFTSGTTGNPKGVVHIHGWGYAHIRIAADHWLDIHEDDIVWATAGPGWQKWVWSPFLSVLGKGATGFIYNGRFIPEKQLRLLEEEKINVLCCTPTEYRLMAKVNNLREHDLSSLRSAVSAGEPLNREVIQVFQDNFDIKVRDGYGQTESTLLIGTLVDTPIRPGSMGKPIMPEYMAIIDADGNPVGVGEIGDIAMRRDFPALFKEYYKEPERLQKAIRGDYFVSGDRAIRDEDNYYWFQGRNDDIIISSGYTIGPFEVEDALTHHPAVKEVAVVASPDEIRGTVVKAFIVLKDGYEGTEDLVHELQTFTKEQTAPYKYPRRIEFVEALPKTDSGKIRRVELRDAEFASVHG, encoded by the coding sequence ATGAATTCAGAAAATTTAATCGCTCCAGAACTTTATAATATTACTGACGAGATTGCTAAATTTAGTTCTGAAAAAACAGCTTTAATTTGGAAAAATGAGCACGGGGAAACAAAAACTTGGAGTTACCACCATTTGCTTGAACAAGCGAATAAATTTGCCAATGTTGCAAAAGATGCCGGCATTAAAAAAGGCGACCACGTTATCGTCATGACACCTAGATTACTCGAAACGTACGCAATTTATATGGGCTTATGGAAAGCTGGTGCCATTATTATCCCGGCATCCGAACTCCTTAAAGCACACGATTTAGAATATCGTATCCACCACGCAAACGTAAAAGCAATCGTTTCTTACAATGGAATGACTGCTGAATTTGATAAAATTGAAAGCATCCCTTCTGTTTCGAAAAAAATTATTGTTGGAGATAAATTATCTGGATGGGAACAATATGAAACATTAATGGAAGCTGCTCCAACTGAGTTTGAACGTGTAGAAACCTCTCGCGATGACGCTTGTCTACTTGCTTTCACAAGTGGAACAACGGGTAACCCTAAAGGTGTTGTACATATTCACGGTTGGGGTTACGCGCATATCCGTATCGCCGCTGATCATTGGCTCGATATTCACGAAGACGATATCGTTTGGGCCACAGCTGGTCCGGGTTGGCAAAAATGGGTTTGGTCTCCATTCCTTTCTGTACTTGGAAAAGGCGCGACTGGCTTCATTTACAACGGTCGCTTTATTCCTGAAAAACAACTTCGTTTACTGGAAGAAGAAAAAATCAACGTGCTATGCTGTACGCCAACAGAATATCGCTTAATGGCTAAAGTAAATAATTTGCGCGAACATGATTTAAGTTCCCTTCGTAGCGCCGTATCAGCAGGAGAACCTTTAAACCGCGAAGTTATTCAAGTTTTCCAAGACAATTTTGATATTAAAGTTCGCGACGGCTACGGCCAAACGGAAAGTACGCTTTTGATTGGGACACTTGTTGATACGCCGATTCGTCCTGGTTCGATGGGTAAACCGATTATGCCAGAATATATGGCTATTATTGATGCGGACGGAAATCCCGTTGGTGTCGGTGAAATTGGTGACATCGCAATGCGTAGAGACTTCCCAGCACTTTTCAAAGAGTACTATAAAGAACCAGAACGTTTGCAAAAAGCGATTCGCGGTGATTATTTTGTTTCTGGTGACCGAGCTATCCGCGATGAAGACAATTACTACTGGTTCCAAGGGCGGAATGACGATATTATTATTAGTTCGGGTTACACGATTGGACCGTTCGAAGTAGAGGACGCACTCACACATCACCCAGCCGTAAAAGAAGTCGCTGTTGTCGCAAGCCCCGACGAAATCCGCGGAACGGTCGTAAAAGCGTTTATCGTCTTAAAGGATGGTTACGAGGGCACCGAGGATCTTGTGCATGAATTACAAACATTTACGAAAGAACAAACTGCTCCGTATAAATATCCACGCCGGATTGAGTTTGTTGAAGCGTTACCGAAAACTGATTCTGGTAAAATTCGCCGCGTTGAGTTGCGTGATGCGGAGTTTGCTAGTGTACACGGATAA
- a CDS encoding glucosamine-6-phosphate deaminase — MKIIVEKDYENMSKTTMQLLLGKMYQDKKVHLAITAGSTPKRMYELMVEEMKEKAPLKNVSYYNFDEIPIGDEKYGVTIANLKAMYFDPAGIPEEQIHMLDTKNYTDHEAHLKAVGGLDAILIGIGEDGHFCGNLPGVTKFGDETRLVSVQSRPDMFDILLGEVGGDAEKVPEYYVTMGPKSVMHAKEVILFANGKKKAAIIKKALQGPVTEDIPSSIFQLHPNFTVVLDEEAASELNM; from the coding sequence ATGAAAATTATTGTGGAAAAAGATTACGAAAATATGAGTAAAACAACGATGCAACTGCTTTTAGGAAAAATGTATCAAGACAAAAAGGTTCATTTGGCAATCACAGCAGGCTCAACACCGAAGCGAATGTACGAACTGATGGTAGAAGAAATGAAGGAGAAAGCGCCACTGAAGAATGTCAGTTATTATAATTTTGACGAAATTCCAATTGGAGACGAAAAATACGGCGTAACTATCGCTAATTTAAAAGCAATGTACTTTGATCCAGCGGGAATTCCAGAAGAACAAATTCACATGCTAGATACGAAAAACTATACAGACCATGAAGCGCATTTGAAAGCAGTTGGCGGTTTGGACGCGATTTTAATCGGGATTGGTGAAGATGGTCACTTCTGCGGGAACTTACCTGGCGTAACCAAATTCGGCGATGAAACCCGACTTGTTTCCGTTCAATCACGCCCAGATATGTTTGATATTTTGCTCGGAGAAGTTGGCGGCGATGCAGAAAAAGTCCCCGAATACTATGTAACAATGGGACCAAAAAGCGTTATGCACGCAAAAGAAGTCATCCTATTCGCAAACGGCAAGAAAAAAGCAGCGATTATCAAAAAAGCCCTACAAGGCCCAGTAACAGAAGACATTCCAAGCTCGATTTTCCAGTTACACCCTAATTTTACAGTGGTGCTGGATGAGGAAGCGGCGAGTGAATTAAATATGTAA
- a CDS encoding MerR family transcriptional regulator, with protein sequence MEPLFSIGEMAKKSQLSIQRLRYYDKIGLLVPAFTDPTSGYRYYKTAQEEQLNLIQALQYMGFSLQELKQYLDKNTMESLPDLLIKYQQKLKDEEARIARKKWLIDRYQGLLKRETDSTKLLTAARLLLTEPLLTPVHVDILNDPDFHQEVQKTVSHLGLSKSYQQFPGYCVLDGQTYLFIELDHSIGAPGERRLLSSERQAFVTPQNWETPLENENYLLQETVAWINQELVRGYSYETKLTFE encoded by the coding sequence GTGGAACCGCTTTTTTCCATTGGGGAAATGGCAAAGAAAAGCCAACTCTCCATTCAACGATTGCGTTATTATGACAAGATTGGTCTTTTGGTACCTGCTTTTACCGATCCTACTTCTGGGTATCGCTACTACAAAACGGCTCAAGAAGAACAACTCAACCTCATTCAAGCATTGCAATATATGGGATTTTCCTTACAAGAACTGAAACAATATCTCGACAAAAACACAATGGAAAGCTTACCCGATTTGCTTATTAAATACCAGCAAAAATTAAAGGATGAAGAAGCTCGCATTGCTCGTAAAAAGTGGCTTATTGACCGTTATCAAGGTTTGTTAAAACGGGAAACTGACTCGACAAAACTTCTAACAGCTGCCCGACTTTTGCTTACAGAGCCACTTCTAACACCCGTTCATGTGGATATTTTAAACGACCCAGATTTCCATCAAGAAGTTCAGAAAACCGTGAGCCACCTTGGTCTTTCGAAAAGCTATCAGCAGTTTCCTGGTTATTGTGTGTTAGACGGGCAGACTTATCTTTTCATTGAGTTAGATCATTCTATTGGCGCGCCTGGTGAGCGGCGTTTGTTATCAAGCGAGCGGCAAGCTTTTGTCACGCCGCAAAACTGGGAAACTCCTCTAGAAAATGAAAATTACCTTTTACAAGAAACGGTGGCTTGGATTAATCAAGAGCTGGTTCGTGGTTATTCCTATGAAACAAAATTAACTTTTGAATAG
- a CDS encoding GNAT family N-acetyltransferase, translated as MEIKQIKAKDTQDIRHRVLRPEQPEENAIYPNDDMEGTFHLGAFEKDVLLGVASFYPEKSTVIMNPAQYRIRGVATERRMRLKGLGTALLAEGEAEIWTRGADIIWCNARIVAVGFYEKHGYRKVGKSFVIPGIGEHYLMKKVNPNKKVDQDN; from the coding sequence GTGGAAATCAAGCAAATCAAAGCAAAAGACACGCAAGATATTAGGCACCGGGTTCTTCGCCCAGAACAACCTGAAGAAAACGCAATTTACCCTAATGATGATATGGAGGGTACTTTTCATTTAGGCGCTTTTGAAAAGGATGTTTTACTTGGGGTCGCCAGTTTTTATCCAGAAAAATCAACTGTTATTATGAATCCTGCCCAGTACCGAATTCGCGGTGTGGCTACAGAACGCCGGATGCGTTTGAAAGGCCTCGGCACAGCTTTACTTGCAGAAGGTGAAGCGGAAATATGGACGCGCGGCGCAGATATTATTTGGTGCAATGCGAGGATTGTCGCTGTTGGTTTTTATGAAAAACACGGCTATCGCAAAGTTGGCAAATCATTTGTCATTCCTGGCATTGGTGAACATTACTTAATGAAAAAAGTGAATCCAAATAAAAAAGTGGACCAAGATAACTAA
- a CDS encoding VOC family protein, whose product MAKMYPYLAFENAKEALGYYEEVFGATNISRLPVSEEQSEMFGLPKENLENTTVHGGFTVLGANLFCSDSFGKEVKPSNQISIMLDSNSEDPAAVADADAFFEKVSSSGRVTVTLPFEEQFWGGKMGQFVDEYGISWMIHTQPYSKL is encoded by the coding sequence ATGGCAAAAATGTACCCGTATTTGGCTTTTGAAAATGCAAAAGAGGCTTTAGGATATTATGAAGAAGTGTTCGGAGCAACGAATATTTCAAGGCTTCCAGTAAGTGAGGAACAAAGCGAAATGTTTGGCTTACCAAAAGAAAACTTAGAGAACACAACTGTTCACGGTGGCTTTACCGTGCTTGGTGCAAATTTATTTTGTTCAGATTCATTCGGCAAAGAAGTAAAACCATCCAACCAAATCTCGATTATGCTTGATTCTAACAGTGAAGACCCAGCGGCAGTAGCCGACGCTGATGCTTTCTTTGAAAAAGTGAGCAGCTCAGGAAGAGTGACAGTGACGTTACCTTTTGAAGAGCAATTTTGGGGCGGGAAAATGGGACAATTCGTCGATGAGTACGGAATTTCCTGGATGATTCATACGCAACCATATTCTAAATTATAA
- a CDS encoding MATE family efflux transporter — protein MKEQSKRLGEDSIPSLMARLSIPAFIGMFVMGMYNIVDTIFVSYGVGPSGVAALSIAFPVQMILMAMAAMFGIGGASIISRSLGAGEQKHADKVFHQVIWLVLISSIFIAIVTFIFLDPLITLFGAPADIHDIASDFLSLILLGAVFQTFAMAMNNIVRSEGNAKTAMLTMIISAILNMILNPIFIMGFGMGVRGSALATVIAQAVGAIWLLIYFLSGKSTLSLKGFSFRMDFPLIRRIMAIGFPSFIMMSAGSIVTVAVNWMLNIYGGTMAIAVYGIANRIASFVIMPINGVTQGMQPIVGFNYGSRQFERVMKAVKVSMIAATVMSLIAWGLVEIFPGLLVRIFSNDPELIAQGTTAVRFMLLAAPTIGFQIVCGGLYQALGRARISFIISLMRQIICLVPLLLILPQFFGLDGIWYAFPLADLGAFTVCLVIMSKTWRRIFKNPEIV, from the coding sequence ATGAAAGAACAGAGTAAACGATTAGGTGAAGATAGCATTCCATCACTCATGGCGCGTTTGTCGATTCCGGCATTTATCGGTATGTTTGTTATGGGGATGTATAATATTGTTGATACGATTTTCGTGTCATATGGCGTTGGGCCATCAGGGGTTGCAGCACTTTCAATTGCGTTCCCAGTTCAAATGATACTAATGGCAATGGCAGCGATGTTTGGGATTGGTGGCGCGTCGATTATTTCCCGCTCGCTCGGTGCTGGGGAACAAAAACATGCGGATAAAGTATTCCATCAAGTTATTTGGTTAGTACTTATTTCCAGCATTTTTATTGCAATTGTAACTTTTATTTTTTTAGATCCGCTTATTACGCTTTTTGGAGCGCCGGCAGATATTCATGATATTGCCAGTGATTTCTTATCGCTTATTTTGTTAGGCGCAGTGTTCCAAACCTTCGCGATGGCGATGAATAATATCGTTCGCTCAGAAGGTAATGCGAAAACAGCGATGTTAACAATGATTATTTCTGCTATTTTAAATATGATTTTAAACCCGATTTTCATTATGGGATTCGGTATGGGTGTTCGTGGTTCTGCACTTGCAACCGTTATTGCGCAGGCTGTTGGAGCGATTTGGCTCTTGATTTACTTTTTATCAGGGAAAAGTACTTTATCTTTAAAAGGATTCTCATTCCGAATGGATTTCCCGCTGATTCGCCGGATTATGGCAATCGGGTTCCCTTCATTTATTATGATGTCCGCAGGTAGTATCGTGACAGTTGCGGTAAACTGGATGCTTAATATTTATGGTGGAACGATGGCGATTGCAGTATATGGAATTGCGAACCGGATTGCGTCGTTCGTCATTATGCCAATCAATGGTGTCACACAAGGGATGCAACCAATCGTCGGCTTCAACTACGGTTCCAGACAATTCGAGCGCGTAATGAAAGCTGTCAAAGTATCAATGATAGCTGCAACTGTCATGTCGCTAATTGCTTGGGGCTTGGTAGAAATTTTCCCAGGATTACTTGTACGGATTTTCTCTAATGACCCAGAACTGATTGCACAAGGAACAACCGCTGTTAGATTTATGCTTCTAGCTGCTCCAACAATCGGTTTCCAAATTGTCTGCGGAGGGCTATATCAAGCGCTTGGTCGAGCAAGGATTTCATTTATTATCTCCCTAATGCGCCAAATCATCTGTTTAGTACCACTTTTACTTATTTTGCCGCAGTTCTTCGGTTTAGATGGTATTTGGTACGCCTTCCCATTAGCAGATTTAGGCGCGTTCACCGTCTGTCTTGTGATTATGAGCAAAACATGGCGCCGAATTTTTAAAAATCCCGAGATAGTTTAA
- a CDS encoding MarR family winged helix-turn-helix transcriptional regulator translates to MADRQESLAKAIAIIHRSESTFKNKKLLETGLNIGQLRYLWTLYKEDGISQESMAKRFMVDKASVTRHIKRLEELGMIRREIDAKDRRIQRIFVTETGFQMRDLIEEVTAEWSALLTANFSEKEKDDLMHLIGRLSDNAIMAVEGGEVE, encoded by the coding sequence ATGGCAGATAGACAGGAAAGTTTAGCGAAAGCCATCGCAATTATTCATCGTTCAGAAAGCACTTTTAAAAATAAAAAATTACTAGAAACTGGTCTTAATATAGGTCAATTACGCTATTTATGGACGCTTTATAAAGAAGATGGTATTTCCCAAGAATCTATGGCGAAAAGGTTTATGGTTGATAAAGCAAGTGTGACAAGGCACATTAAGCGCTTGGAAGAACTGGGGATGATTCGCCGCGAAATTGATGCGAAAGATAGGCGTATTCAGCGGATTTTTGTGACGGAAACTGGTTTTCAGATGCGCGATTTAATTGAAGAAGTGACAGCCGAATGGTCCGCACTTTTAACAGCGAATTTTAGTGAAAAGGAAAAAGATGACTTAATGCATTTGATAGGAAGACTTTCTGACAATGCGATTATGGCAGTTGAAGGAGGAGAGGTCGAATGA